The Mustela lutreola isolate mMusLut2 chromosome 3, mMusLut2.pri, whole genome shotgun sequence genome includes a region encoding these proteins:
- the NTAQ1 gene encoding protein N-terminal glutamine amidohydrolase isoform X1: protein MEGDVPAAAAARYQPASPPRDACVYNSCYCEENIWKLCEYIKNHDQYPLEECYAVFISNERKMIPIWKQQARPGDGPVIWDYHVVLLHVSSGGQSFIYDLDTVLPFPCPFDTYVEDAFKSDEDIHPQFRRKFRVIRADSYLKNFASDRSHMKDSSGNWREPPPSYPCIETGGRLPCWVCSPLCAGFWKLPLRSTGGIPGLPLLVSTSLGIPDSKMNLNDFISMDPEVGWGAVYSLSEFVHRFGSQNY, encoded by the exons ATGGAGGGGGATGTGCCCGCCGCTGCAGCCGCCCGCTACCAGCCGGCCAGCCCCCCGCGGGACGCCTGTGTCTACAACAGCTGCTACTG tgaagaaaatatttggaagctCTGTGAATACATCAAAAACCATGACCAGTATCCTTTAGAAGAGTGTTATGCTGTCTTCATATCTAATGAGAGGAAGATG ATACCTATCTGGAAACAACAGGCAAGACCTGGAGATGGACCTGTGATCTGG GATTACCATGTTGTCCTGCTTCATGTTTCAAGTGGAGGACAGAGCTTCATTTATGATCTTGACACTGTGCTGCCATTTCCCTGTCCTTTTGACACTTACGTGGAAGATGCCTTTAAGTCTGATGAGGACATTCATCCACAGTTCAGAAG GAAATTTAGAGTGATCCGTGCAGATTCGTATTTGAAGAACTTCGCTTCTGACCGATCTCACATGAAAGATTCCAGTGGGAACTGGAGGGAACCTCCTCCTTCGTACCCCTGCATTGAAACTGGAG GGAGACTGCCATGCTGGGTGTGTTCCCCTCTGTGTGCCGGGTTCTGGAAACTGCCCCTGAGGTCCACTGGAGGAATCCCAGGGCTCCCCTTacttgtttctacttccttgggaATCCCAG ATTCCAAAATGAACCTGAATGATTTTATCAGTATGGATCCCGAGGTAGGATGGGGAGCTGTCTACTCCCTGTCTGAATTCGTACATCGATTTGGCAGTCAGAACTACTGA
- the NTAQ1 gene encoding protein N-terminal glutamine amidohydrolase isoform X2, translating to MEGDVPAAAAARYQPASPPRDACVYNSCYCEENIWKLCEYIKNHDQYPLEECYAVFISNERKMIPIWKQQARPGDGPVIWDYHVVLLHVSSGGQSFIYDLDTVLPFPCPFDTYVEDAFKSDEDIHPQFRRKFRVIRADSYLKNFASDRSHMKDSSGNWREPPPSYPCIETGDSKMNLNDFISMDPEVGWGAVYSLSEFVHRFGSQNY from the exons ATGGAGGGGGATGTGCCCGCCGCTGCAGCCGCCCGCTACCAGCCGGCCAGCCCCCCGCGGGACGCCTGTGTCTACAACAGCTGCTACTG tgaagaaaatatttggaagctCTGTGAATACATCAAAAACCATGACCAGTATCCTTTAGAAGAGTGTTATGCTGTCTTCATATCTAATGAGAGGAAGATG ATACCTATCTGGAAACAACAGGCAAGACCTGGAGATGGACCTGTGATCTGG GATTACCATGTTGTCCTGCTTCATGTTTCAAGTGGAGGACAGAGCTTCATTTATGATCTTGACACTGTGCTGCCATTTCCCTGTCCTTTTGACACTTACGTGGAAGATGCCTTTAAGTCTGATGAGGACATTCATCCACAGTTCAGAAG GAAATTTAGAGTGATCCGTGCAGATTCGTATTTGAAGAACTTCGCTTCTGACCGATCTCACATGAAAGATTCCAGTGGGAACTGGAGGGAACCTCCTCCTTCGTACCCCTGCATTGAAACTGGAG ATTCCAAAATGAACCTGAATGATTTTATCAGTATGGATCCCGAGGTAGGATGGGGAGCTGTCTACTCCCTGTCTGAATTCGTACATCGATTTGGCAGTCAGAACTACTGA